The Rattus rattus isolate New Zealand chromosome 1, Rrattus_CSIRO_v1, whole genome shotgun sequence genome includes a region encoding these proteins:
- the Rap1b gene encoding ras-related protein Rap-1b: protein MREYKLVVLGSGGVGKSALTVQFVQGIFVEKYDPTIEDSYRKQVEVDAQQCMLEILDTAGTEQFTAMRDLYMKNGQGFALVYSITAQSTFNDLQDLREQILRVKDTDDVPMILVGNKCDLEDERVVGKEQGQNLARQWSNCAFLESSAKSKINVNEIFYDLVRQINRKTPVPGKARKKSSCQLL from the exons ATGCGTGAATATAAGCTAGTCGTTCTTGGCTCAGGAGGTGTTGGGAAGTCGGCTCTG actgTACAGTTTGTTCAAGGaatttttgttgaaaaatatGATCCTACGATAGAAGATTCTTATAGAAAG cAAGTTGAAGTAGATGCACAGCAGTGTATGCTTGAAATCCTGGATACTGCAGGAAcg GAGCAGTTTACAGCCATGAGAGATCTGTACATGAAGAACGGACAAGGCTTTGCGTTGGTTTACTCCATCACAGCACAGTCGACATTTAATGACTTACAGGATCTAAGAGAGCAGATTCTTCGGGTTAAAGACACTGACGAT GTCCCAATGATTCTGGTTGGTAACAAATGCGACCTGGAAGACGAAAGAGTTGTTGGGAAGGAACAAGGTCAGAACCTGGCAAGACAGTGGAGCAACTGCGCGTTCTTAGAGTCCTCCGCCAAGTCCAAGATAAATGTTAACGAG ATCTTTTATGACCTAGTGCGGCAAATTAACAGAAAAACCCCAGTGCCTGGGAAGGCCCGCAAAAAGTCATCATGTCAGCTGCTTTAA